In Legionella cincinnatiensis, the DNA window GATAGCTTTGCATTTGATAAATTTAGGGATGAATACAGTTTTTTTTGAGCAGTGAATGCATGAAATTTAAAGAGATTTTAAAAATACTACAGAAAGAAATCGTTTTATACCACGCGCAAGATTTTTCGAATTGTTCTAAACTTTACTTACCTAATTCTTGGGAACAACTTATATGAAATATCAAAGGGCTCATTCAGAAGATTTTGAACAAATAGTTATCCTTCAAAATAAATATCAAGCTTCTAACCTATCTTCCTCAGACAAGACAGACGGCTTTCTTTCGGGTGCTTTTTCAGTGGAGCAATTAAAATCCATGGACGAAGATATTGGGGTCTTTGTATGTAAGGATAAAGATCTGGTCCGTGGCTATCTTTGTGCAGGTTCAGTGAAGTATAATAAAGGTGTACCAATAGTTGCTGCGATGCTTGATTGCTTTCCTCATATTAATTATCAAGGGAAAACACTATCAACTTATAATATTGCAATTTCTGGTCCTGTTTGTATTGATAAAGACTATCGAGGTCAAGGCCTATTTTTTAGTCTTTATCATCACCTCACCACTTTTTTATTGAGCGAACGTCCAGAATTAGAGTTATATGTTGTCTTCGTTTCTACTCAAAATCAAAGATCAATAAATGCCCATAAAAAACTTGGTATGGAAATTGTTGGTCAGTTTTCGTTCAACAAGGATCACTTTGTAATATTAGCAGTTCCTATCAAACAGCGTAAGGCTGGCGATTAATTCAAACATGCTTCGATGGTCACGCAGCATTTGATAGGGTTAGTTATTTTGATCTGTACCAATCCATGCCTTAATGGCTAGAAAAATCTTAACTCTCATGGAATGACATGCCTACTTGTTCAGCGTTGATTCATTATTCTTGAAGAAAAGAAATTTATTCGTAATTTTTATTGCTGATTCTATATAAAATATGTTTTGAAAGTCTATGATCTAAGGGTAAATTAGGATGAGCAAAATCACCATTCAAATCACGTATCATTCCAATCTTCTCCATCACCCGAAAAGAACGAGTGTTAGCCGGTACAGTAAACGAAACAATTTCTTTAAGATCACATTGATTAAACCCATACTGCAAACAAGCGATTGCTCCTTCTGTAGCATACCCCTTTTTCCAATACTGCGAACCAAGTCTCCAGCCAACTTCCACTACCTGCCCAAACGGAGCTTCCCATTTTATAAGATTTAAGCCAATGAAACCGATGAACTGCCTTTTTGCTTTTTCTTCAGCAGCCCAAAGTGTATAACCAAGTTCATCAAATTGCTTATTCATACAAGAAATAAAATCCCTCACTTCTTTCATAGTCAGTGAGCCTTTTAAGAACTCAATCACTTTAGGGTCTTGGTTTATACGATAGTATTCAGTAGCATCCCCAGCGCTCCACGTGCGCAATATCAACCTCTCTGTTTCAATTATTCTCATCAATCACCTCAATCAATTAACACAACTGATATTTTAATAGTAACTATTTTCTCAAAAATAGCATTTTAAGCATAATTAAAACAAAAAAACCAAATAATGTACTAAAATTATCGTTATTAAAGTTTAAGAAATACGTTTGATAATTATGTTTTATCCTCAAGAAATAGCCAACCAAACTCTAGCTAAATTAGCAAATGAATATTCCCGAGCACAGATATATGAGGGTACAACCCAACTTCAAAATAATTTATATGATATTGATAAACAAACTGCTCTCAACAAAGCTCTTGGTGATATTAGAGAGACTCTTGCAAAAGAAGCTTTTTTTCTAAATGTTGAAACTGCCATTACAAAATTTGAAAAACGTATCGCTGATTGTAAAAAATTTTCCATTGGAAATTGTTATGAATTGGCCTTAATGGCTTTAGATTACATGATAAGAAATCACCCTCATGTCAATGCAGAAGTTTATTCAATTAGCGGCGGTGATCACGTTTTTTTAGTCATTGGTCGTAAAAGCGATAGTGACCCTGCTAAACCTGAAACATGGGGAGATGAAGCATATATCTGTGATCCTTGGTCTAATAATGTTTATCCAGCCAAAGAGTATTTAAAGCAAACTAAAAATTTTTATTGGACCCAGGATTCTATGGGAAAACAGATCAATCATATTGAAGATTTTGATCCGTTAAGACATAAAATGGAGCCAATCAAGAATCAAAATAACATCCATTTACTACAGGAATCTTCAAAATTAAATACTGTTTTATTGCAGGTATTCACCACCATTAATGAAAAGCATTGCGCTATTTTTGATGAGTTAGTGAGTGATCTTAACAAAATTGCTGTTAGATTAAGTAAAAAATACGGAGCAGATGATCCTAAGGTTAAAATTTTAAATGAAAAAATAGAGATTATTAGAACAGAAATTGTAAAAATGAGAGCCGACTTCAATAATTATGCACAGCAAATAAAATCGGACATGAAACCTGAATCCTATCATGCACATAAAGAAATAAACGATCATTTACAAGGGATGATGAAAAGGCAAATAAAAAGTTTACGTAAGGCTAGAACCTTGTCCATTGAAGAAAATACGTGTTTAAATACATACCGAAAAGAAGATTCGCTTATAACCCTGATCATGAAATTTCTTCATATAAAACCTTCATCATCACGAGAATACAAAACTGCAATAGAAAAAACAGAAGAGCAGTTATCAGATTTTTCAAATTTAATAAATACTACATTTAGAAAGTAAAAATTTAAATTTTCGTAAGCGTTCCAGAGGTATGCCTCTTTTATCTTTGCAAGCCTTGGCAAAACAATCCAGAACGATCTCCCATTGAAGATTTGAACTGGCTTGTCTCACCTTGTTGCGATAACCACTGGTTTTTATTCTATGCTCAACGGATGACATACCCAGGAAACGCATACAACTTTTTAAATAATACTCAAAACCAAGTAGTCCCTTACAAAAATAGACTCTATTATAAAGATTGAGGATTTTTATAATAAATCGATAATTTTTTAGCCATCCAGCCATTATCTGGAAAAGTTGTTCCCGGTACTTCCCAAACACCTGTTGCAAAAGCACCTGCTCCCCATAAAATTGCAAATATATGTGCATCAACAGCACTTTTTAATTGATCAGTACTATTGTGTGCCCAATTAAAATTGTTTAGTGTCAGACACTGCGTTGCACTTTTGTCAGCACATAAACTATATGCAGCCGGTAAACGGGCAATATCATGATTAATCCAGGAGGCGATATTGCTTAAATCTTGATGTAAGTTGGCGTCACCAAAAAAGTATACCGGCGCGGTACCTTCTTCATGTGCATCGAGAATAGGCTCATCCTGTGTAGGAATATGGGCCGCGGGTATTTGCCATAACATAGCAGGGATATAATTTTTGCCCGCTTGTTTCCCTAATTCCTCGCTTATTTCTTTGGTCATAGTCAGAAAATTTTGCCATGCAACATCATTATAAAACGTCGCTTGATTGCTCAGTAAACTAGGAAATTTACTGCTGTAATCATCAGCACCATAACGATCAAAATAAATAAAATCGGGTTTGTAAACACCTGTGAATAATTCAAAGCTCTTTAAATCTGCTAGTACCTTATCAACATAGGGTCTTACAGCAGAAGGGCCTTGATGTATCCACCATCCCCCTTCTGGAACTGCAGAAATATTTTCATGTACGCCAAGAGCAACAT includes these proteins:
- a CDS encoding GNAT family N-acetyltransferase, encoding MKYQRAHSEDFEQIVILQNKYQASNLSSSDKTDGFLSGAFSVEQLKSMDEDIGVFVCKDKDLVRGYLCAGSVKYNKGVPIVAAMLDCFPHINYQGKTLSTYNIAISGPVCIDKDYRGQGLFFSLYHHLTTFLLSERPELELYVVFVSTQNQRSINAHKKLGMEIVGQFSFNKDHFVILAVPIKQRKAGD
- a CDS encoding GNAT family N-acetyltransferase gives rise to the protein MRIIETERLILRTWSAGDATEYYRINQDPKVIEFLKGSLTMKEVRDFISCMNKQFDELGYTLWAAEEKAKRQFIGFIGLNLIKWEAPFGQVVEVGWRLGSQYWKKGYATEGAIACLQYGFNQCDLKEIVSFTVPANTRSFRVMEKIGMIRDLNGDFAHPNLPLDHRLSKHILYRISNKNYE